One window of the Cryptomeria japonica chromosome 7, Sugi_1.0, whole genome shotgun sequence genome contains the following:
- the LOC131074299 gene encoding phosphoenolpyruvate carboxylase, whose amino-acid sequence MARNNNLEKMASIDAQMRLLVPGKVSEDDKLIEYDALLLDRFLDILQDLHGEEIKETVQDCYELSGEYEGKGDPSKLEELGKVLTSLDPGDSIVVASSFSHMLNLANLAEEVQIAYRRRTKHKKGDFADENSATTESDLEETFKRLVYQLGKSPAEVFDALKNQTVDLVLTAHPTQSVRRSLLQKHARIRNCLSQLYSKDVTPDEKQELDEALQREIQAAFRTDEIRRTPPTPQDEMRAGMSYFHETIWKGVPKFLRRIDTALKSIGINERVPYNAPLIQFSSWMGGDRDGNPRVTPEVTRDVCLLARMMAANLYYSQIEDLMFELSMWRCSDELRERALQLFSSSKKDTKHYIEFWKQVPPNEPFRVILGDVRDKLYHTRERARHILANGISDIPEEATFTSIDQFLEPLELCYRSLCSTGDQPIADGSLLDFMRQVSTFGLSFVRLDIRQESERHTDVMDAITKHLGIGSYKEWSEEQRQEWLLLELQGKRPLFGPDLPKTDEIRDVLDTFHVISELPPDNFGAYIISMATAASDVLVVELLQRECRVRKPLRVVPLFEKLADLDAAPAALARLFSINWYRNRIDGKQEVMIGYSDSGKDAGRLSAAWQLYKAQEDLIKVAKEFGVKLTMFHGRGGTVGRGGGPTHLAILSQPPDTIHGSLRVTVQGEVIEQSFGEEHLCFRTLQRFTAATLEHGMHPPVSPKLEWRKLMDEMAIIATEEYRSIVFKESRFVEYFRSATPETEYGRMNIGSRPSKRKPSGGIESLRAIPWIFAWTQTRFHLPVWLGFGAAFKHVLENDIRNLHTLREMYNEWPFFRVTIDLVEMVFAKGDPGITSLYDKLLVSEDLWTFGEKLRAIYLETKDLLLKVAGHKDLLEGDPYLKQRLRLRDSYITTLNVCQAYTLKRIRDPNFHVQQRPHLSKESSTKPADELVKLNPTSEYAPGLEDTLILTMKGIAAGMQNTG is encoded by the exons GTCCAAGACTGCTATGAGCTTTCTGGAGAGTATGAGGGAAAGGGTGATCCTAGCAAGCTAGAAGAGCTGGGAAAAGTATTAACGAGCTTGGATCCTGGAGATTCTATTGTCGTGGCAAGCTCATTTTCTCATATGCTTAACTTAGCAAACTTGGCTGAAGAAGTTCAAATTGCTTACCGACGCAGAACTAAACATAAAAAAGGAGATTTTGCAGATGAGAATTCAGCAACAACTGAATCAGACTTGGAAGAGACTTTTAAGAGGCTTGTTTATCAGCTGGGCAAATCACCTGCAGAAGTTTTTGATGCGTTGAAGAATCAGACTGTTGATTTGGTTTTGACTGCACACCCAACGCAGTCAGTTCGGAGGTCATTGCTACAGAAACATGCTCG GATTCGAAATTGCTTGTCGCAATTGTATTCAAAAGATGTTACCCCAGATGAGAAGCAGGAGCTAGATGAAGCTTTGCAGAGAGAG ATTCAAGCTGCATTTCGAACAGATGAAATTCGGCGCACTCCTCCTACTCCACAAGATGAGATGCGTGCAGGAATGAGTTATTTTCATGAGACCATATGGAAGGGAGTGCCAAAATTCTTGCGTCGTATTGATACTGCTCTAAAGTCAATTGGGATAAATGAAAGAGTGCCATATAATGCACCTCTTATACAATTTTCATCATGGATGGGAGGTGACCGAGATG GAAATCCCAGGGTGACTCCAGAAGTTACAAGGGATGTATGTTTGCTTGCAAGAATGATGGCAGCAAATTTATATTATTCTCAAATAGAAGATCTTATGTTTGAG TTGTCCATGTGGCGTTGTAGTGATGAATTGAGAGAACGTGCCTTACAGCTTTTTAGCTCTTCAAAGAAAGATACAAAGCATTATATAG AATTCTGGAAACAAGTTCCTCCAAATGAACCCTTTCGGGTGATATTGGGAGATGTACGGGACAAATTATACCACACACGTGAACGTGCACGCCATATACTGGCTAATGGAATCTCTGACATTCCAGAGGAAGCAACCTTCACAAGCATCGACCAG TTTTTGGAGCCACTTGAACTTTGCTACAGATCATTGTGCTCTACTGGGGATCAGCCAATTGCAGATGGCAGTCTACTTGACTTTATGCGCCAAGTTTCAACATTTGGTTTGTCATTTGTAAGGTTGGATATCAGACAGGAATCCGAGAGACACACTGATGTTATGGATGCAATTACAAAACACTTGGGTATTGGATCATACAAAGAATGGTCAGAGGAACAACGACAAGAGTGGCTCTTGTTAGAACTGCAAGGCAAACGACCTTTGTTTGGGCCTGACCTTCCAAAGACAGATGAGATTCGTGATGTCCTAGACACATTTCATGTGATTTCTGAACTTCCACCTGACAACTTTGGAGCTTATATCATTTCAATGGCAACTGCAGCATCTGATGTTTTAGTAGTTGAGTTATTGCAAAGGGAATGCCGTGTGAGAAAACCCTTACGTGTTGTACCATTATTTGAAAAGCTGGCAGATCTAGATGCCGCTCCAGCTGCTTTAGCTAGATTGTTTTCAATCAACTGGTACAGAAATAGAATTGATGGAAAGCAAGAGGTTATGATAGGCTATTCTGATTCTGGTAAGGATGCTGGTCGGCTGTCTGCTGCTTGGCAATTGTACAAAGCCCAGGAGGATCTTATAAAGGTGGCTAAAGAATTTGGGGTGAAGTTGACAATGTTCCATGGTCGTGGAGGAACTGTAGGGAGAGGAGGTGGTCCAACCCATCTTGCTATATTATCTCAGCCCCCAGACACAATCCATGGCTCCTTGCGAGTCACGGTCCAAGGAGAGGTCATAGAGCAGTCATTTGGTGAGGAACACTTGTGTTTCAGAACTCTACAGCGGTTTACTGCTGCCACTCTGGAACATGGGATGCATCCTCCAGTTTCTCCAAAACTTGAGTGGCGTAAATTGATGGATGAAATGGCCATTATTGCTACTGAAGAGTACAGATCAATTGTTTTTAAGGAGAGCAGATTTGTTGAATATTTTCGTTCT GCAACTCCAGAAACAGAGTATGGTCGAATGAACATTGGAAGTCGCCCCTCAAAGAGGAAGCCAAGTGGAGGGATTGAGTCACTTCGTGCCATCCCATGGATATTTGCTTGGACACAAACTCGATTTCATCTTCCTGTGTGGCTAGGATTTGGTGCAGCATTCAAGCATGTTTTAGAGAATGATATAAGAAATCTCCATACTTTACGTGAGATGTACAATGAATGGCCATTCTTTCGGGTTACAATTGACTTAGTTGAAATGGTTTTTGCAAAGGGTGATCCCGGTATTACTTCTTTGTATGACAAATTACTGGTATCTGAAGATTTGTGGACCTTTGGTGAAAAATTGAGAGCTATCTATCTAGAAACCAAGGACCTCCTCCTCAAG GTTGCCGGACACAAAGATCTTCTTGAAGGTGATCCATACTTGAAACAACGGCTCAGACTTCGTGACTCATACATCACAACACTAAATGTTTGTCAGGCTTATACTTTGAAAAGAATAAGAGATCCCAACTTCCATGTTCAGCAGAGGCCTCATTTATCAAAAGAAAGTTCAACCAAACCAGCAGATGAATTGGTCAAGTTGAATCCAACAAGTGAGTATGCACCAGGGCTGGAGGACACTTTGATTCTGACAATGAAGGGCATAGCAGCTGGTATGCAGAATACCGGTTAG